A stretch of DNA from Lawsonibacter asaccharolyticus:
TCCCCAGGTCCCTGCCTCCATCCTTCAGTACCACCCCGACTTCACCCTGGTGGCCGATGAGGCGGCCCTCTCCCTCCTGTAAGGAGCCGGACATATTTTTAAACCCAGCAGGGCCGCGGAACAACAGTTCCGCGGCCCTGCTTCCATCTCTTTTCTGTCTGCGCTCCCCTCACAGTCGGGCCACGCCGGTCTCCCGGGCCGCCTGGGCCACCGCCTGGGCCACTGCGGGCACCACACGGGGGTCAAAGGGCTTGGGGATGATATTCTCCTCCGACAGCTCCTCCTCCCCGATCAGGCCGGCCAGGGCCCGGGCAGCGGCCATCTTCATCTCCTCGTTGATGTCGCTGGCCCGCACATCCAGCGCGCCCCGGAACACCCCGGGGAAGGCCAGCACGTTGTTGATCTGGTTGGGATAGTCGCTCCGGCCGGTGGCCACCACCCGGGCTCCCCCCGCCTTGGCCTCCTCTGGGAAGATCTCCGGCGTGGGGTTGGCGCAGGCAAAGACGACGGCGTCCTTCGCCATGGTGCCCACCATCTCCGGGGTCACCACCTTGGGGGCGGAGACGCCGATGAACACATCTGCCCCCACCATCATCTCCGCCAGGGTGCCGGTGCGGCGCTCCAGGTTGGTCACCTCGGCAATGGCGGCCTGTGCCTCGTTGAGCTGAGGATCTCCTTTACACACCGCGCCAAACTTATCGCACAGGGTGATGTGCCGGAACCCGGCGGACAGCAGCAGCTTGGTGATGGAGATGGCCGCCGAGCCCGCGCCGGAGAACACCACCTTCACGTCCTCCTTCTTCTTCCCCACCACCCGCAGGGCGTTGGTGAGGCCGGCCAGGGCGATGATGGCCGTGCCGTGCTGGTCGTCGTGGAACACCGGGATATCGCACATCTCCTTCAGCCGGCGCTCGATCTCAAAGCAGCGGGGGGCGGAGATGTCCTCCAGGTTGATGCCGCCGAAGGAGCCGGAGATGTTGTACACCGTCTGGACGAACTCGTCCACATCCTTGGTCCTGACACACAGGGGGAACGCGTCGATGCCGCCGAAGGTCTTGAACAGGACGCACTTGCCCTCCATCACCGGCATCCCGGCCTCGGGGCCGATGTCCCCCAGGCCCAGCACGGCGGTGCCGTCGGTGATGACCGCCACCAGGTTGTGCCGCCGGGTGAGCTCGTAGCTCTGGCTGGGGTCCTTCTGGATCTCCAGGCAGGGCTGGGCCACCCCGGGGGTGTAGGCCACCGACAGCTCCTCCTTGTTCCCCGCGGGCACCGTGGCCACCACCTCGATCTTTCCCTTCCACTCCCGATGCAGCCGGAGGGCCTCTCTCGCGTAATCCATAACTCCATTCCTTTCCATGTATCATCTCGGTCCCGCGCGCGGGACTTCCTTCCATA
This window harbors:
- a CDS encoding NADP-dependent malic enzyme gives rise to the protein MDYAREALRLHREWKGKIEVVATVPAGNKEELSVAYTPGVAQPCLEIQKDPSQSYELTRRHNLVAVITDGTAVLGLGDIGPEAGMPVMEGKCVLFKTFGGIDAFPLCVRTKDVDEFVQTVYNISGSFGGINLEDISAPRCFEIERRLKEMCDIPVFHDDQHGTAIIALAGLTNALRVVGKKKEDVKVVFSGAGSAAISITKLLLSAGFRHITLCDKFGAVCKGDPQLNEAQAAIAEVTNLERRTGTLAEMMVGADVFIGVSAPKVVTPEMVGTMAKDAVVFACANPTPEIFPEEAKAGGARVVATGRSDYPNQINNVLAFPGVFRGALDVRASDINEEMKMAAARALAGLIGEEELSEENIIPKPFDPRVVPAVAQAVAQAARETGVARL